One genomic segment of Macaca fascicularis isolate 582-1 chromosome 19, T2T-MFA8v1.1 includes these proteins:
- the CAPNS1 gene encoding calpain small subunit 1 yields MFLVNSFLKGGGGGGGAGGGLGGGLGNVLGGLISGAGGGGGGGGGGGGGGGGGGTAMRILGGVISAISEAAAQYNPEPPPPRTHYSNIEANESEEVRQFRRLFAQLAGDDMEVSATELMNILNKVVTRHPDLKTDGFGIDTCRSMVAVMDSDTTGKLGFEEFKYLWNNIKRWQAIYKQFDTDRSGTICSSELPGAFEAAGFHLNEHLYNMIIRRYSDESGNMDFDNFISCLVRLDAMFRAFKSLDKDGTGQIQVNIQEWLQLTMYS; encoded by the exons ATGTTCCTGGTTAACTCGTTCTTGaagggcggcggcggcggcggcggggcaGGCGGGGGCCTGGGTGGGGGCCTGGGGAATGTGCTTGGAGGCCTGATCAGCGgggccgggggcggcggcggcggtggtggAGGCGGCGGCGGAGGCGGCGGTGGCGGTGGAACTGCCATGCGCATCCTAGGCGGAGTCATCAGCGCCATCAG CGAGGCGGCTGCGCAATACAACCCGGAGCCCCCG CCCCCACGCACACATTACTCCAACATTGAGGCCAACGAGAGTGAGGAGGTCCGGCAGTTCCGGAGACTCTTTGCCCAGCTGGCTGGAGAT GACATGGAGGTCAGCGCCACAGAACTCATGAACATTCTCAATAAGGTTGTGACACGAC ACCCTGATCTGAAGACTGATGGTTTTGGCATTGACACGTGTCGCAGCATGGTGGCCGTGATGGAT AGCGACACCACAGGGAAGCTGGGCTTTGAGGAATTCAAGTACTTGTGGAACAACATCAAAAGGTGGCAG GCCATATACAAACAGTTTGACACTGACCGATCAGGGACCATTTGCAGTAGCGAACTCCCAGGGGCCTTTGAGGCGGCAG GGTTCCACCTGAATGAGCATCTCTATAACATGATCATCCGACGCTACTCAGATGAAAGTGGGAACATGGATTTTGACAACTTCATCAGCTGCTTGGTCAGGCTGGACGCCATGTTCC GTGCCTTCAAATCTCTTGACAAAGATGGCACTGGACAAATCCAGGTGAACATCCAGGAG TGGCTGCAGCTGACTATGTATTCCTGA
- the COX7A1 gene encoding cytochrome c oxidase subunit 7A1, mitochondrial, whose protein sequence is MQALRVSRALIRSFSSTARNRFQNRVPEKQKLFQEDNDIPLYLKGGFVDNILYRVTMALGLGGSVYSLYCLGWASFPRN, encoded by the exons ATGCAGGCCCTGCGG GTCTCCCGGGCACTGATCCGCTCCTTCAGCTCCACCGCCCGGAACCGCTTCCAGAACCGAGTGCCCGAGAAACAGAAGCTCTTCCAG GAGGACAATGACATCCCGTTGTACCTGAAGGGCGGCTTCGTTGACAACATCCTATACCGAGTGACAATGGCGCTGGGTCTGGGAG GCTCTGTCTACAGCCTGTACTGCCTTGGCTGGGCCTCCTTCCCCAGGAATTAA